In the genome of Struthio camelus isolate bStrCam1 chromosome 34, bStrCam1.hap1, whole genome shotgun sequence, one region contains:
- the LRRC4B gene encoding leucine-rich repeat-containing protein 4B: MAAAPRAARMTPPAAARWLPPPPPPLLLLLLLLQRPEAPLLAAAANVPPACPAACSCSNQASRVVCTRRELLEVPASISVNTRYLNLQENHIQVIRTDTFKHLRHLEILQLSKNLVRKVEVGAFNGLPNLNTLELFDNRLTTVPTQAFEYLSKLRELWLRNNPIESIPSYAFNRVPSLRRLDLGELKRLEYISEAAFEGLVNLRYLNLGMCNLKDIPNLTALVRLEELELSGNRLDMIRPGSFQGLSSLRKLWLMHAQVGAIERNAFDDLKALEELNLAHNNLASLPHDLFTPLARLERVHLNHNPWRCDCDVLWLSWWLKETVPSNTTCCARCHAPPPLRGRYIGELEQSHFTCYAPVIVEPPADLNVTEGMAAELKCRTGTAMTSVNWLTPNGTLMTHGSYRVRISVLHDGTLNFTNVTVQDTGQYTCMVTNAAGNTTASATLNVSAADAAAAAATGYTYFTTVTVETTDGGGGDEAAPAKTEVAPTPTAGWAPAGGSTAPPATRATARAFTVAVTAAAEGALKDLDDVLKTTKIIIGCFVAITFMAAVMLVAFYKLRKQHQRHKHHGPARAVEIINVEDELGAGAAAAAGDNRLALPALERDHHLDRYAAFAAHYGSSGGALACAKNPLLNSVHEPLLFKSASKENVQETQI; encoded by the coding sequence atggcggcggcgccgcgggccgctaGGATgacgccgccggccgccgctcgctggctgccgccgccgccgccgccgctgctgctgctgctgctgctgctgcagcggccGGAGGCgccgctgctggcggcggcggccaacGTCCCGCCGGCTTGCCCGGCCGCTTGCTCCTGCAGCAACCAAGCGAGCCGGGTGGTGTGCACGCGGCGGGAGCTGCTGGAGGTGCCGGCCAGCATCTCGGTGAACACGCGCTACCTGAACCTGCAGGAGAACCACATCCAGGTGATCCGCACGGACACCTTCAAGCACCTGCGGCACCTGGAGATCCTGCAGCTGAGCAAGAACCTGGTGCGCAAGGTGGAGGTGGGCGCCTTCAACGGGCTGCCCAACCTCAACACGCTGGAGCTCTTCGACAACCGCCTGACCACGGTGCCCACGCAGGCCTTCGAGTACCTGTCCAAGCTGCGCGAGCTGTGGCTGCGCAACAACCCCATCGAGAGCATCCCGTCGTACGCCTTCAACCGGGTGCCCTCGCTGCGGCGCCTCGACCTGGGCGAGCTCAAGCGCCTCGAGTACATCTCGGAGGCGGCCTTCGAAGGGCTGGTCAACCTGCGCTACCTGAACTTGGGCATGTGCAACCTCAAGGACATCCCCAACCTGACGGCCTTGGTGCgcttggaggagctggagctgtcgGGCAACAGGTTGGACATGATCCGCCCGGGTTCCTTCCAAGGCTTGAGCAGCTTGCGCAAGCTGTGGTTGATGCACGCGCAGGTGGGCGCCATCGAGCGCAACGCCTTCGACGACCTCAAGGCGCTGGAGGAGCTCAACCTGGCGCACAACAACCTGGCGTCGCTGCCGCACGACCTGTTCACGCCGCTGGCCCGCCTGGAGCGCGTGCACCTCAACCACAACCCGTGGCGCTGCGACTGCGACGTCCTCTGGCTCAGCTGGTGGCTCAAGGAGACGGTGCCGAGCAACACGACGTGCTGCGCCCGGTgccacgcgccgccgccgctgcggggccGCTACATCGGCGAGCTGGAGCAGAGCCACTTCACGTGCTACGCGCCGGTCATCGTGGAGCCGCCGGCCGACCTCAACGTGACCGAGGGCATGGCGGCCGAGCTCAAGTGCCGCACGGGTACGGCCATGACGTCGGTCAACTGGTTGACGCCCAACGGCACGCTCATGACGCACGGCTCGTACCGCGTGCGCATCTCGGTGCTGCACGACGGCACGCTCAACTTCACCAACGTCACCGTGCAGGACACGGGCCAGTACACCTGCATGGTGACCAACGCCGCCGGCAACACCACCGCCTCGGCCACGCTCAACGTCTCGGCcgccgacgccgccgccgccgccgccaccggctaCACCTACTTCACCACCGTCACGGTGGAGACgacggacggcggcggcggcgacgaggcGGCGCCCGCCAAGACCGAGGTGGCCCCCACGCCCACGGCGGGTTGggcgccggccggcggctccACGGCGCCGCCGGCCACCCGGGCCACCGCCAGGGCCTTCACGGTGGCCGTgacggcggcggccgagggcgcCCTCAAGGACCTGGACGACGTGCTGAAGACCACCAAGATCATCATCGGCTGCTTCGTGGCCATCACCTTCATGGCGGCCGTCATGCTGGTGGCCTTCTACAAGCTGCGCAAGCAGCACCAGCGCCACAAGCACCACGGCCCCGCGCGGGCCGTGGAGATCATCAACGTGGAGGACGAGctgggcgccggcgccgccgccgccgccggggacaaCCGGCTGGCGCTGCCGGCCCTGGAGCGCGACCACCACCTCGACCGCTACGCCGCCTTCGCCGCCCACtacggcagcagcggcggcgcccTGGCCTGCGCCAAGAACCCGCTGCTCAACTCGGTGCACGAACCGCTGCTCTTCAAGAGCGCCTCCAAGGAGAACGTGCAGGAGACGCAGATCTGA